A single window of Arcobacter venerupis DNA harbors:
- a CDS encoding aldehyde dehydrogenase family protein has product MIYSKPTYKAQYENFIGGEWIAPTSGEYFDNISPVDGEILTKIPRSNEADVEAAILAADKAFQSFKHTSVVERSNLLNKMADAIEANLEKLAIAETLDNGKAIRETLNADVPLVVDHFRYFASVIRAESGTVSDLDENTISQEIHEPYGVVAQIIPWNFPLLMAAWKLAPAIAAGNCVVMKPASATPMSILLLMEAVQDVLPKGVINIINGAGGKIGKFLSTHPLVKKVGFTGETTTGQLIMQYATENIIPSTLELGGKSPNIFLESIMDADDEFFDKAIEGLVLFAFNSGEVCTCPSRALIQESIYEPFMARVLERVKAIKLGNPLDTECMMGAQCSLNQKEKITEYIKIGKEEGAELLIGGDVYESQTNPNGYYIQPTLFKGHNKMRIFQEEIFGPVLAVTTFKDEEEALAIANDTIYGLGSGVWSRDAHQLHKFSRGIEAGRVWVNCYHIYPSHASFGGYKKSGIGRETHMMMLNSYRHTKNILTSYNKNKLGFF; this is encoded by the coding sequence ATGATTTACAGTAAACCAACATATAAAGCTCAATATGAGAACTTCATCGGTGGAGAATGGATTGCTCCAACAAGTGGTGAATATTTCGATAATATTTCTCCTGTTGATGGTGAAATCTTAACAAAAATTCCAAGATCAAATGAAGCAGATGTTGAAGCTGCAATTCTTGCTGCTGATAAAGCATTTCAATCTTTTAAACACACATCAGTTGTTGAAAGAAGTAATCTATTAAATAAAATGGCAGATGCAATTGAAGCAAATTTAGAAAAACTTGCAATTGCTGAAACTTTAGATAATGGTAAAGCTATTAGAGAAACTTTAAATGCTGACGTTCCTTTAGTTGTTGATCATTTTAGATATTTTGCATCAGTAATTCGTGCAGAATCAGGAACAGTTTCAGATTTAGATGAAAATACAATTTCTCAAGAAATTCATGAACCATATGGTGTTGTTGCTCAAATTATTCCTTGGAATTTCCCATTATTAATGGCTGCTTGGAAATTAGCTCCGGCAATTGCTGCTGGAAATTGTGTTGTTATGAAACCAGCAAGTGCAACTCCAATGTCAATTTTATTATTAATGGAAGCAGTACAAGATGTATTACCAAAAGGTGTTATTAACATTATTAATGGTGCGGGTGGAAAAATTGGTAAATTCCTTTCAACTCATCCATTAGTTAAAAAAGTTGGATTTACTGGTGAAACTACAACTGGTCAATTAATTATGCAATATGCAACTGAAAATATTATTCCTTCAACTTTAGAACTTGGTGGAAAATCACCAAATATCTTCCTAGAATCAATCATGGACGCGGATGATGAATTCTTTGATAAAGCAATTGAAGGTTTAGTACTATTTGCATTTAACTCAGGAGAAGTTTGTACTTGTCCATCACGTGCATTAATCCAAGAGTCAATTTATGAGCCATTTATGGCAAGAGTACTTGAAAGAGTTAAAGCAATTAAATTAGGAAATCCTTTAGATACAGAGTGTATGATGGGTGCTCAATGTTCTTTAAATCAAAAAGAAAAAATTACTGAATATATCAAAATTGGTAAAGAAGAGGGTGCTGAATTATTAATTGGTGGAGATGTTTATGAATCGCAAACTAATCCAAATGGCTATTATATTCAACCAACACTATTCAAAGGTCACAACAAAATGAGAATTTTCCAAGAAGAAATTTTTGGACCTGTACTTGCTGTTACAACTTTTAAAGATGAAGAAGAAGCATTAGCAATTGCAAATGATACAATTTATGGATTAGGTTCAGGTGTTTGGTCAAGAGATGCTCATCAATTACATAAATTTTCAAGAGGAATAGAAGCTGGAAGAGTTTGGGTAAATTGTTATCATATATATCCATCACATGCATCATTTGGTGGATACAAAAAATCAGGTATAGGAAGAGAAACTCACATGATGATGTTAAACTCTTACAGACATACTAAAAATATTTTAACTTCTTACAATAAAAATAAATTAGGATTCTTTTAG
- a CDS encoding DUF779 domain-containing protein — protein MSTQRVDVTPAAAEVIEKLKELHGELVFNQSGGCCDGTAPMCYEKGDFYVPSRNIKMGEICGCEFFIDKDQFEYFKHSFITIDVREEKAAFGNSFSLEIDLGYQFITKSRIFTDDEYRQLLEEEKLQ, from the coding sequence ATGTCAACACAAAGAGTAGATGTAACACCAGCAGCTGCTGAAGTTATAGAAAAATTAAAAGAGTTACATGGTGAATTAGTTTTTAATCAAAGTGGTGGTTGTTGTGATGGAACGGCTCCTATGTGTTATGAAAAAGGCGATTTTTATGTTCCTAGTCGTAATATAAAAATGGGTGAAATCTGTGGTTGTGAATTTTTTATAGATAAAGATCAATTTGAGTATTTTAAACACTCTTTTATAACTATAGATGTAAGAGAAGAAAAAGCTGCTTTTGGAAACTCTTTTTCCTTAGAAATAGATTTAGGGTATCAATTTATTACAAAATCAAGAATTTTTACCGATGATGAATATAGACAGCTATTAGAAGAAGAAAAATTACAATAA
- a CDS encoding cold-shock protein yields the protein MATLVNGTVKWFNSEKGYGFIEQENGGKDVFVHYRNINNSGYGRVSLNDGQKVTFEVGQGEKGLQAENVTAL from the coding sequence ATGGCAACATTAGTAAACGGAACAGTTAAATGGTTTAATAGCGAAAAAGGTTATGGTTTTATCGAGCAAGAAAATGGTGGTAAAGATGTATTCGTACATTACAGAAACATCAACAATTCTGGTTATGGAAGAGTTTCATTAAATGACGGTCAAAAAGTTACTTTTGAAGTTGGTCAAGGTGAAAAAGGTCTTCAAGCAGAAAATGTAACAGCTTTATAA
- a CDS encoding ExbD/TolR family protein, whose translation MKRRESLGLDLTPVIDVVFILLIFFIVTSVFKKEELALILNLPTANAKEMKIDEEQIFIELSQNKLAIKGIEVSFASLEDNLKAIKNKEKAVIVRIDKKVEYERVVKVLDLLQKYNLTNLALVTNQELKN comes from the coding sequence ATGAAAAGAAGAGAATCTTTAGGTTTAGATTTAACACCTGTTATTGATGTTGTTTTTATTCTTTTAATCTTTTTTATCGTAACTTCTGTTTTTAAAAAAGAAGAATTAGCCTTAATTCTGAATTTACCAACAGCAAACGCAAAAGAAATGAAAATTGATGAAGAACAAATTTTCATTGAACTTAGTCAAAATAAATTAGCAATAAAAGGTATTGAAGTATCATTCGCTTCTTTAGAAGATAATTTAAAAGCTATAAAAAACAAAGAGAAAGCTGTTATAGTAAGGATTGATAAGAAAGTAGAATATGAAAGAGTAGTAAAAGTTTTAGATTTATTACAAAAATATAATCTTACAAATCTAGCCCTAGTTACAAATCAAGAACTTAAAAACTAG
- a CDS encoding MotA/TolQ/ExbB proton channel family protein, with the protein MDLMSYIDKGGIIVYILIILNVIGFTIILWKFFTLPRKNAMINKIKNKVTVNSSILSQIEYEVKKLESGLTIIKNIATIAPLLGLLGTVIGVYKSFEAITQNGLGDPTIFSNGISIALITTIAGLIVAIPHQIAYNHFISMIDGIELKAKKELVGQD; encoded by the coding sequence ATGGATTTAATGAGTTATATTGATAAGGGTGGAATTATTGTTTATATTTTAATTATATTAAATGTAATTGGATTTACTATTATTTTATGGAAATTTTTTACACTTCCAAGAAAAAATGCAATGATTAATAAGATAAAAAATAAAGTAACTGTTAATTCATCAATTTTATCTCAAATTGAATATGAAGTAAAAAAACTAGAATCTGGTTTAACTATCATTAAAAATATTGCAACTATTGCTCCTCTTTTAGGACTCTTAGGAACAGTAATTGGAGTTTATAAATCATTTGAAGCTATAACTCAAAATGGTTTAGGCGATCCTACAATCTTCTCAAATGGAATTTCTATAGCTTTGATTACAACAATTGCTGGTTTAATTGTAGCTATTCCTCATCAAATTGCTTACAATCATTTTATTTCAATGATTGATGGAATTGAATTAAAAGCTAAAAAAGAGCTAGTTGGGCAAGATTAA
- a CDS encoding 1-aminocyclopropane-1-carboxylate deaminase — MNYTNSPIQKITFNNQKYFVKRDDLLNPDFSGNKARKFYYYLINDFPNIKKIVSFGSAQSNAMYSLSVLCKLKGLKFDYYVDHIASYLKENPLGNYKYALENKMNIIENELPTYFDEETLFISEGGALKEASLGIEILANEIKTWAIENKIENLKIFLPSGTGTTALYLQKYLPFEVLTCACVGDEDYLKKQFLVLEKDNHPTIIQREKKYHFGKLYKEFYEIHKELKKQTNIEFDFLYDNLGWICFEKYRNSLNDKNNIFLYIHQGGLIGNISMLERYKFKYDK, encoded by the coding sequence ATGAACTATACAAATTCCCCAATTCAAAAAATCACTTTTAACAATCAAAAATATTTTGTAAAAAGAGACGATTTATTAAATCCTGATTTTTCAGGAAATAAAGCTAGAAAGTTTTATTACTATTTAATCAATGATTTCCCAAATATAAAAAAGATTGTTTCTTTTGGCTCAGCTCAATCAAATGCAATGTATTCATTATCTGTTTTATGTAAGTTAAAAGGTTTAAAGTTTGATTATTATGTTGATCATATTGCTTCATATCTGAAAGAAAATCCTCTTGGTAATTATAAATATGCACTTGAAAATAAAATGAATATAATAGAAAATGAGTTACCAACTTATTTTGATGAAGAGACTTTATTTATAAGTGAAGGTGGAGCACTAAAAGAAGCAAGTTTAGGAATTGAAATTTTAGCAAATGAGATAAAAACTTGGGCAATAGAAAATAAAATAGAAAATCTAAAAATTTTTTTACCCAGTGGCACAGGAACAACTGCTCTTTATTTACAAAAATATCTTCCTTTTGAAGTATTAACTTGTGCTTGTGTTGGAGATGAAGATTATTTAAAGAAGCAGTTTTTAGTTCTTGAAAAAGATAATCATCCCACAATTATACAAAGAGAAAAAAAGTATCATTTTGGGAAACTTTATAAAGAGTTTTATGAAATACATAAAGAACTTAAAAAACAAACAAATATAGAATTTGATTTTCTTTATGATAATTTAGGTTGGATTTGTTTTGAAAAATATCGAAACTCTTTAAATGATAAAAATAATATTTTTCTTTATATCCATCAAGGCGGATTAATCGGCAATATCTCAATGTTAGAGAGATATAAATTTAAATATGATAAATAA
- a CDS encoding sensor histidine kinase, giving the protein MLSKKEIKLIKLIKYTPALIVGLVCLIVTILITVEKNITLKQDLETLKSDYLEKNREIIKNEVEKIYNYISHEKLNSEEELKNNLKERVNEAYSLSTYIYEKYKNKETKEQVINRIKDSLRAIRFNDNRGYFYICNINGINIMHPINPELENKLILEYKDSSGNFILKDAIENAKKSNEYFTTLYWNKPDDLNAKYKKITFNKVFEPYNFIIGSGEYLDDFENITKEKILSYISSIKYGKNGYIFIIDENGIYLSHIEKSYIGLNRVNLKDKNGVMITKEIINIAKDDKEGYLKYIGTIKPQTRLPSEKITYVKGFDDWNWAIASGFYTDEFEKQILIKQENIKDKFKMNLINLLLISLLLTGMFLFISFYISKKLEKRFYKYKQQVLAHIKKDRQKDTMLAQQSKMAAMGEMLENIAHQWRQPLSAISTISTGIKIQYEYSEVNKEDVIKSMNTIATTTKYLSQTIDDFRDYFNPEKEASNFSLRTIFEKVSDLLEPQLNLKSIQLIKDIDDVHIFGVENEFLQVIINILNNSKDEFEKKELEKRYIFIDTKVTDDEIVVIIKDNAGGIDEKIIDKVFDPYFTTKVKSKGTGIGLYMSKEIIEKHMKGSISVFNENYLYKEKSYIGAIFHITFFKKDEDNII; this is encoded by the coding sequence ATGTTATCAAAAAAAGAAATAAAACTTATAAAACTTATTAAATATACTCCTGCTTTAATTGTTGGTCTAGTTTGTTTAATTGTCACTATACTTATAACTGTTGAGAAAAATATAACTTTAAAACAAGATTTAGAAACTTTAAAATCTGACTACTTGGAAAAAAATAGAGAAATAATAAAAAATGAAGTTGAAAAAATTTATAACTATATTTCCCATGAAAAATTAAATAGTGAAGAAGAATTAAAAAATAATCTAAAAGAAAGAGTAAATGAAGCTTATTCTTTAAGTACTTATATTTATGAAAAGTATAAAAATAAAGAGACTAAAGAACAAGTTATTAATAGAATTAAAGATTCTTTAAGAGCAATAAGATTCAATGATAATAGAGGATATTTTTATATTTGTAATATAAATGGTATTAATATTATGCATCCAATTAATCCTGAACTTGAAAATAAATTAATTTTAGAATATAAAGATAGTTCAGGGAATTTTATTCTAAAAGATGCAATAGAAAATGCAAAAAAATCAAATGAATATTTCACAACACTTTATTGGAATAAGCCAGATGACTTAAACGCAAAATATAAAAAAATTACTTTTAATAAAGTTTTTGAACCATATAACTTTATTATAGGAAGTGGCGAATATTTAGATGACTTTGAAAATATAACAAAAGAAAAAATTTTATCTTATATTTCTAGCATTAAATATGGTAAAAATGGATATATATTTATTATTGATGAAAATGGTATTTATTTAAGTCATATAGAAAAATCTTACATAGGTTTAAATAGAGTAAATTTAAAAGATAAAAATGGAGTTATGATTACAAAAGAGATTATAAATATTGCTAAAGATGATAAAGAAGGATATTTAAAATATATTGGAACAATTAAGCCACAAACAAGACTTCCTTCTGAAAAAATAACTTATGTAAAAGGTTTTGATGATTGGAATTGGGCAATTGCAAGTGGATTTTATACTGATGAATTTGAAAAACAGATTTTAATAAAACAAGAAAATATAAAAGATAAATTTAAAATGAATTTGATAAATTTACTTTTAATTAGTTTATTACTTACTGGTATGTTTTTATTTATATCATTTTATATTTCAAAAAAATTAGAAAAAAGATTTTATAAGTATAAACAACAAGTTTTAGCACATATAAAAAAAGATAGACAAAAAGATACGATGTTAGCTCAACAATCAAAAATGGCAGCAATGGGTGAAATGCTTGAAAATATAGCTCATCAATGGAGACAGCCATTAAGCGCAATTTCAACAATTTCAACGGGAATTAAAATCCAATATGAGTATTCTGAAGTTAATAAAGAAGATGTGATTAAATCAATGAATACAATAGCTACAACAACAAAATATTTATCTCAAACGATTGATGATTTTAGAGATTATTTCAATCCAGAAAAAGAGGCTAGTAATTTTAGTTTAAGAACTATATTTGAAAAAGTTTCTGATTTACTTGAACCACAATTAAACTTAAAAAGTATTCAGTTAATTAAGGATATTGACGATGTACATATTTTTGGTGTAGAAAATGAATTTTTACAAGTAATTATAAATATCTTAAATAATTCAAAAGATGAGTTTGAAAAAAAAGAGTTAGAAAAAAGATACATATTTATTGATACAAAAGTTACTGATGATGAAATTGTAGTTATTATAAAAGATAACGCAGGTGGAATTGATGAAAAGATTATTGATAAAGTATTTGACCCATATTTCACTACAAAAGTCAAATCAAAAGGTACAGGAATAGGTCTTTATATGTCAAAAGAGATTATTGAAAAACATATGAAAGGATCTATTAGTGTTTTTAACGAAAACTATTTGTATAAAGAGAAAAGTTATATTGGTGCAATCTTTCATATAACTTTTTTTAAAAAAGATGAAGACAATATTATTTAA